The following are encoded together in the Lathyrus oleraceus cultivar Zhongwan6 chromosome 3, CAAS_Psat_ZW6_1.0, whole genome shotgun sequence genome:
- the LOC127128611 gene encoding EID1-like F-box protein 2, with amino-acid sequence MIITKQYRCIHSASCQCSKGHLSEDAIFLVFHNLKWNPKLIATLSCVCKWFDDLAKRVLWKEFCGTRAPKMLCDLQSTGSHVVDGNWRALGKLLTYCSGCTKGGLFKTIQNQIPGHFVYQTRFSRTSGKSFLLPQCRTDVLYVSDPCEHLDQGEEEDLGFFRGVFKSFATSKVRKMLISKGVKLHQTEVCPYCKAKLWSMQQAKMIPQSASCRLGSYEDGIEYYVCLNGHMIGICTLLPLSDSEEAPELDGVTVQ; translated from the coding sequence ATGATTATCACTAAGCAGTACCGATGCATACATTCAGCTAGCTGTCAATGCTCGAAAGGTCATTTAAGTGAAGATGCGATTTTCTTAGTGTTTCATAATTTAAAATGGAATCCAAAGCTGATTGCCACTCTGTCATGTGTGTGCAAATGGTTTGATGATCTTGCCAAGCGAGTTCTATGGAAAGAGTTTTGTGGAACAAGAGCTCCAAAGATGTTGTGTGATCTACAATCTACCGGGAGCCATGTTGTTGATGGGAACTGGAGGGCTTTAGGGAAGCTTCTTACATACTGTTCAGGATGCACAAAAGGTGGCTTGTTTAAAACTATTCAGAACCAGATCCCTGGTCACTTTGTATATCAGACTCGATTTTCTAGAACATCTGGGAAGAGCTTTCTTTTGCCACAATGCAGAACTGATGTTTTGTACGTGTCTGATCCTTGTGAGCATCTCGATCAAGGTGAAGAAGAAGATTTAGGATTCTTCCGCGGAGTTTTTAAGTCATTCGCAACTTCAAAGGTCCGAAAGATGCTTATTAGTAAAGGTGTTAAGCTCCATCAAACAGAAGTTTGCCCTTATTGTAAGGCGAAACTTTGGAGCATGCAGCAAGCAAAAATGATTCCTCAAAGTGCTAGTTGCAGGCTTGGTTCTTATGAAGATGGTATTGAATATTATGTGTGTCTAAATGGTCACATGATTGGGATATGTACCCTATTACCATTGTCTGATTCAGAAGAGGCGCCTGAGTTGGATGGAGTAACAGTTCAATGA